Proteins encoded in a region of the Teredinibacter purpureus genome:
- a CDS encoding AAA family ATPase, with translation MASVIAEYQRFLEVLAVRPVDDDIRRMANLVYSNLPHLAQVGTARRARSSRLAPIAKNQFTETSPELPEFNNFNADGQNVGRLHQLTVGPFRGFTTQEIFDLSKPITLVYGANGTGKSSFCEALETALLGSITEAQVKRIDHNTYCRNARLGRYIQPVISTVNENNPPVNLQPNEEKYRFCFIEKNRLDDFSRIASRTPSDQRQLIATLFGIDQFSDFVRGFNPSLDENLNLTGQRAQELAIRRHALASAEKVIEEFPQRLSQINLNEGQIAERIQPGSNYEAVKLWLVGSQDQQGRLPYVQSLLDAPTPTVYGLTSEQLTSGFNLVFAINSTLQGINTELARRAGEVSYKQLYESVLQLSSSNPQNCPACGTNLQSVVKNPYEAAATGLEQLSELASLQEQAKEQNNSLSESMRNLHQLMFNTINAAAQVCPQVLRDNVLPVLPAASTPQWLQAWVNDNNKCWNALLNLCAHIERSDSETRRAIAQRQQLAEERARLDGYRIEIERAKLIRQTAESELTEAKTTVANFDEANRELIELVASETQVVEFHNRVKRSYDGFLQEIQSYLRDLPSQLLQGLGQRARDLYNSFNRDDLPVDLLQSLWLPIAENGKIELEFQGQLGVRYDALTLLSEGHIKCLGLAILLAKNIEEGCHLVIFDDVVNAIDDEHRNGIWRTFFEDGLLDGKQVILTSHAEEFLHRIQQELGTARVGDIALYKFLPHQGEHHLRVDTNPPSKNYVLKAQQAFANDDKRETLYYSRAAIESLTDRLWTWIGRRGDGRIELKLSGPRSPWELNNKCNKIRSSLRRNQNPSNAIISSLRGLDALLGVAGNSIEWGYLNSGTHDSQRDGEFDRSAVETIVQAVSTLDQALTELQNGR, from the coding sequence ATGGCTAGCGTTATCGCTGAATATCAAAGGTTTTTGGAGGTGTTAGCAGTCAGACCTGTAGATGATGATATTCGTCGAATGGCAAACCTAGTATATTCAAACCTTCCGCACTTAGCACAGGTGGGCACTGCTCGTAGAGCTCGATCATCACGACTAGCTCCTATTGCAAAAAACCAATTTACAGAAACCTCCCCAGAGTTACCTGAATTTAATAATTTTAATGCTGATGGCCAGAATGTTGGCCGTCTGCATCAGTTAACCGTAGGGCCATTTAGAGGGTTTACAACTCAAGAGATTTTTGACTTAAGTAAGCCAATTACTCTTGTCTATGGCGCCAACGGTACAGGGAAGAGTAGTTTTTGTGAGGCTCTAGAAACGGCGTTGTTGGGTTCTATAACTGAGGCCCAAGTAAAACGGATTGATCATAACACTTACTGTAGAAATGCAAGACTAGGGCGATATATTCAACCCGTTATATCAACAGTAAATGAAAATAATCCTCCGGTTAATCTACAGCCAAATGAAGAAAAGTATAGATTTTGTTTTATTGAAAAAAACAGGCTTGATGATTTTTCTCGAATTGCTTCAAGAACTCCAAGCGATCAAAGACAATTAATTGCTACGCTTTTTGGTATTGACCAATTTTCAGACTTTGTAAGAGGTTTTAACCCTTCTCTTGATGAAAACTTAAATCTCACTGGCCAACGAGCACAAGAGCTTGCAATAAGACGGCATGCATTGGCGAGTGCAGAAAAAGTAATTGAGGAATTCCCGCAGCGCCTTTCACAAATTAATTTAAATGAAGGACAAATTGCAGAAAGAATCCAGCCAGGAAGCAACTATGAAGCTGTTAAACTGTGGTTAGTTGGAAGTCAGGATCAGCAAGGTCGCCTTCCATATGTACAATCTCTGCTTGATGCCCCTACGCCAACGGTTTACGGCCTAACTTCAGAACAACTTACATCTGGGTTTAATCTAGTATTCGCTATAAATAGTACATTGCAGGGCATTAACACTGAATTGGCTCGTCGTGCAGGTGAAGTTTCATATAAACAACTATATGAATCAGTGCTCCAGTTATCCTCTTCAAATCCTCAAAACTGCCCTGCATGTGGCACTAACCTCCAGTCAGTAGTTAAAAATCCATATGAGGCTGCGGCCACTGGTCTTGAGCAACTTAGCGAACTAGCGAGTTTGCAAGAACAAGCAAAAGAACAAAATAACTCACTGAGTGAGTCGATGCGAAACTTACATCAATTGATGTTCAATACGATTAATGCAGCAGCTCAAGTTTGCCCTCAAGTGCTCAGAGATAATGTGCTACCAGTTTTGCCAGCGGCATCAACTCCTCAATGGCTGCAGGCATGGGTTAATGACAATAATAAGTGTTGGAATGCATTGCTAAATCTATGCGCACACATTGAAAGATCAGATAGTGAAACTCGCAGAGCTATAGCTCAACGCCAACAGCTAGCTGAAGAAAGAGCTAGGCTTGATGGATATCGCATCGAGATAGAGAGAGCAAAATTAATACGACAAACTGCAGAAAGTGAACTTACAGAAGCAAAAACAACTGTTGCTAATTTTGACGAGGCTAATAGAGAGCTAATTGAGTTAGTAGCTTCTGAGACACAAGTAGTCGAATTTCATAACAGAGTTAAAAGGTCATATGATGGGTTTTTACAGGAGATCCAATCATATCTACGCGATCTACCATCTCAATTGCTTCAAGGTTTGGGACAAAGAGCTCGCGACCTATACAATTCATTCAATCGTGATGACTTACCAGTAGACTTATTACAAAGCCTTTGGCTACCAATTGCTGAAAATGGAAAAATTGAACTGGAGTTTCAGGGGCAATTGGGGGTTCGTTATGATGCGTTAACACTGCTCAGCGAAGGGCACATTAAGTGTTTGGGGTTAGCAATATTACTCGCTAAGAATATTGAGGAAGGTTGTCATCTCGTTATTTTTGATGACGTAGTAAATGCTATTGATGATGAGCATAGAAATGGGATCTGGAGAACATTCTTCGAAGATGGTTTACTGGATGGAAAACAGGTCATCTTAACATCTCACGCTGAGGAATTTCTTCATAGAATCCAGCAAGAGCTTGGCACGGCACGAGTAGGTGATATAGCTTTGTATAAATTTCTGCCGCATCAAGGGGAGCATCATTTACGTGTTGACACTAACCCTCCCTCAAAGAATTATGTTCTTAAAGCCCAGCAGGCATTTGCTAATGATGATAAACGAGAAACTCTTTATTACTCTCGAGCAGCTATAGAAAGTCTAACGGATCGACTATGGACTTGGATAGGAAGGCGTGGAGATGGACGCATTGAACTTAAGCTTAGTGGGCCACGATCACCGTGGGAGTTGAACAATAAGTGCAATAAAATTCGTTCTTCTTTGAGAAGGAATCAGAATCCGTCTAATGCAATTATATCCTCGCTTAGAGGTCTAGATGCGTTGTTGGGTGTAGCTGGCAATTCAATAGAATGGGGATACCTAAATAGTGGAACTCATGATTCTCAGAGAGATGGCGAGTTCGACCGCTCGGCTGTTGAAACTATTGTCCAAGCTGTGAGTACTTTAGATCAAGCGTTAACGGAACTTCAAAATGGGCGATAA
- a CDS encoding alpha/beta hydrolase → MLTIPRLAALGYCGVSFPKGIKKIMLLRYIYALILSMLSLTIKAEEISEYRISGTEIVTISSGINKQDYELYIKLPRNYSQTKKNYPVAILSDTGFSFPIASGVVGLMGGRDIEDLILVGISYSKGSSSEISRTRDYTPTFAPDEKGAHSLEAQKYSGKAFQYLEFLEKEVFPLISQKYRIDVDNKIYIGHSFGGLLGAYTLLVKPELFQKYIIGSPSLWYDEGAIFRLEEAYAKKNKAMNATVFMYIGSEENKNNHKSMVDDVLLFEKILKNRQYKGLTFNAYVLDGETHFSVFSLLLTDGLKKAIPKG, encoded by the coding sequence TTGCTCACAATACCACGCTTAGCTGCGCTCGGTTATTGTGGCGTTAGCTTCCCTAAAGGAATCAAAAAAATAATGTTATTACGTTATATTTATGCACTTATATTATCTATGTTATCACTCACCATTAAGGCTGAGGAAATTTCGGAATATAGAATAAGTGGTACGGAAATAGTAACAATCAGTTCAGGTATTAATAAACAAGATTATGAATTATATATAAAGCTACCTCGTAACTATTCACAGACGAAAAAAAATTATCCCGTTGCAATTTTAAGTGATACTGGATTTTCTTTTCCTATCGCTAGTGGTGTGGTTGGCCTTATGGGAGGCAGAGATATTGAAGATCTCATTCTAGTAGGTATATCATATTCAAAAGGGAGTTCTTCCGAAATTAGTCGGACTAGAGATTACACGCCAACTTTCGCTCCAGATGAAAAAGGAGCACATTCCTTAGAAGCTCAAAAATATTCGGGTAAAGCATTCCAATACTTGGAGTTTTTGGAGAAGGAGGTTTTTCCTTTAATATCTCAAAAATACCGTATTGATGTGGATAATAAAATCTATATAGGCCACTCTTTTGGAGGGCTTTTGGGAGCTTACACCCTCTTGGTTAAACCAGAACTATTTCAGAAATATATTATAGGTAGTCCGTCATTATGGTATGACGAAGGAGCTATTTTCCGTCTAGAAGAGGCGTATGCAAAAAAGAACAAAGCGATGAATGCAACTGTCTTTATGTATATTGGTAGCGAAGAAAATAAAAACAACCATAAAAGCATGGTTGATGATGTCTTGCTTTTCGAAAAAATACTTAAAAATAGGCAATATAAGGGATTGACGTTTAACGCCTATGTATTGGATGGAGAAACACATTTTAGTGTGTTTTCTCTGCTTTTAACAGACGGCTTAAAAAAAGCAATACCAAAGGGCTAA
- a CDS encoding DUF3592 domain-containing protein — protein MEIELGIYGKIIFWCLALLIFLYEIYQVLKGRASDSWRAHTAKVTDVRIDTRIDDGVEESKPSIKYHYSYMGSSYRGSKIKYGGLWSSKYGNATTMLSGIVKGSDVTIYVNPKRPYQSVLYRGYQGSAVWFICFMAVFFFIAVQS, from the coding sequence ATGGAAATAGAACTCGGAATATATGGGAAGATTATTTTTTGGTGTTTAGCGCTTTTAATATTCCTGTATGAGATTTATCAGGTTTTAAAAGGGAGAGCCTCCGATAGTTGGCGAGCACATACAGCAAAGGTCACAGACGTTCGTATCGATACACGGATAGATGATGGAGTCGAGGAGAGTAAGCCTAGTATCAAATATCATTACTCATACATGGGCTCTTCTTATAGAGGTAGTAAGATTAAGTATGGTGGTCTTTGGTCTAGTAAGTATGGCAACGCAACTACAATGCTGTCGGGTATCGTCAAGGGAAGTGATGTAACCATCTACGTCAATCCCAAACGTCCCTATCAGTCCGTTTTGTATCGCGGGTATCAAGGTAGTGCTGTCTGGTTTATTTGCTTTATGGCTGTGTTTTTCTTCATCGCAGTCCAGAGCTAA
- a CDS encoding DUF2071 domain-containing protein codes for MQESRKLEDYLIERPKPRGIDVLCGLKHFAIITYAVPAERFQGIFPERFQLDTVEVNGQKMGLLSVVPFIDVDFTSAVFPFPKFTMGQTNYRIYIIDKETGERCVWFLGTTLDSWTLAVPRYLWNLPWHSGKVSFECVLDETSGFYEKYRMETVSDWAAASVELVQSKYDKFDFPGFPDVESALVYLTHPLAGFYYRRDSKLGTYRVWHKELEVTPAKLVSASFKLLSDLEIVKKSEQNSPYSVLIEPINEFTIYLPPTVIG; via the coding sequence GTGCAAGAATCACGGAAGCTAGAAGATTATTTGATAGAGAGACCTAAACCACGCGGGATAGATGTACTATGTGGTTTGAAGCATTTTGCAATTATCACTTACGCAGTTCCGGCGGAGAGATTTCAAGGTATATTTCCCGAGCGGTTTCAACTAGATACAGTTGAAGTAAATGGCCAGAAAATGGGTCTTTTATCCGTTGTTCCGTTTATTGATGTAGATTTCACATCAGCAGTGTTCCCATTCCCAAAATTTACAATGGGGCAAACCAATTATCGTATTTACATTATCGATAAAGAAACGGGTGAGCGCTGCGTATGGTTTTTGGGTACGACGCTGGACTCGTGGACGCTCGCGGTGCCCAGATATCTATGGAACCTTCCTTGGCATTCCGGCAAAGTCAGTTTCGAGTGTGTCTTAGATGAAACTAGTGGTTTTTACGAAAAGTACCGTATGGAAACGGTATCTGACTGGGCGGCAGCTTCGGTTGAATTGGTTCAATCAAAATATGACAAATTTGATTTTCCTGGCTTCCCCGACGTTGAGTCAGCCTTGGTTTACTTAACTCATCCTTTGGCTGGATTTTATTATCGAAGAGATAGTAAGCTCGGTACTTATCGAGTCTGGCACAAGGAGCTAGAGGTTACTCCAGCCAAGCTTGTATCGGCTAGTTTTAAGCTTTTATCTGATCTCGAAATTGTAAAAAAATCGGAGCAAAATTCACCTTATAGCGTCTTAATAGAACCCATTAATGAATTTACTATTTACTTGCCGCCCACTGTTATTGGGTAA